AAGGGGCGGTGACTGGTTTGCAGCAACTCTCTGGGGCTGGATATGTGTTGATTGCGATTACGAATCAGTCGGGTGTTGCGCGGGGGTATTTTCAGGAATCGGCTTTGCAAGGAGTTGAGGAAAGATTACAGCAGTTGCTGGAGTCAGCAGGTGTTGCTTTGTCGGGATTTTATTATTGTCCTCATCATCCTCAGGGTGTGGTTAAGGAATATACAATGCAATGCGCTTGTCGTAAGCCTGAACCTGGTTTATTGTTGCAAGCAGCAGCAAATCACCAGCTTGATTTATCGCAATCTTGGTTTGTTGGTGACATTCTTAATGATATTGAAGCAGGGCGTCGTGCTGGCTGTAAGACTATTTTGATTGATAACGGCAATGAAACTGAGTGGCAGTTATCTCCTTTACGAATACCACATCATACTGTTGCTGACTTAGCTGAAGCAGCCCAGGTGATTATTAAGGAGTCAGGGCTGGTGTATGGTAAATGATTTGCTCGATGCGATCGCTGGTTTGAGAGTGCTTGTGATTGGCGAGGCGATGCTCGATTGTTATCTTCATGGTGCAAGCGATCGCTTGTGCCCAGAAGCACCTGTTCCGGTTGTGAATGTTACGCATATTGATCGCGCTCCTGGGGGTGCAGCAAATACTGCTGTTAATGCTCGTTGTCTTGGTGCTGATGTCATGCTGCTTTCGGTTGTTGGTGATGATTGGGAGGGGACACTGCTACAGCAAGCACTTGCAGAACGTGGCGTGTCTTCAGATAACATCTATACGCAACTCGATAGGCGATCGCTTAGTAAGCAAAGAGTTGTTGCCTCTTCGCAAATTTTAGTCCGCTTCGATCAAGGTAGTACTACACCCATTTCAACAGAGATTGAGCAAAAGCTAATCGTTCAAATCCATCAATTATTTCCTCAATGCGATGCGGTGATTGTTTCCGACTACGGTTATGGAATTTTGACACCAAGAGTGATTGAGGCGATCGCTAAACTTCAGCAAGTCACACCGCGAATTTTGGTTGTTGATTCTAAGCATCTAGCGACATACAAAAATATTGGGGTGACTGCGGTAAAACCTAATTACGCTGAAGCGTTGAAACTACTCGATTTGGAGACAACAGCTAACGATACTAGAGTTAACCAAATTCTCCCACACGGGCAAAGGCTTCTCGACATCACAGGTGCAGAAATTGTGGCTGTTACTTTGGATGCTGAGGGGGCGATCGTGTTTGAGCGTTCTACTGCAAATGGCATTAAGCTACATCGTACTTGTACCAAAAAAGCAACAAATCATGCGACAGGTGCTGGTGACACTTTCGTCAGTGCACTCGCACTTGCCCTGGCAGCAAAAGTTTCAACAAAGGATGCGGCAGAATTTGCTGCGGCTGCAGCTGCAGTTGTTGTGCAAAAAGACGGTACAACAGCTTGTACTGCTCAAGACTTAAGGGAAGCACAAGTAGCACCAACGGAAAAATATATCAGCGATCGCACTCAACTTATGAAAGTATTAGCTGCACACCGTGCTGCTGGGCGTCGGATTGTTTTTACTAATGGCTGTTTTGACATTCTTCATGCCGGACACGTTTCTTATCTTAATCAAGCGCGTACCCTAGGAGACATTCTTGTTATCGGCGTCAATTCAGATGCAAGTGTCAGCCGCATTAAAGGATCGACACGTCCAATTAATTCACTCTTTGATCGCATTCAGGTACTTGCTGGGCTTGGTTGTGTTGATTATCTTGTCTCCTTTGATGAAGATACTCCACTTCATCTTTTACCATCGGTGCGCCCTAATATCTATGTCAAAGGTGGCGACTATACCAAAGCTACACTACCAGAAACACCTTTAGTAGAACAATTGGGAGGTGAGGTACACCTTTTGCCATTTGTAGAAAATTGCTCGACAACAAGCATCATTCAGCGCTGTCAATCATTACACAAGGAAGCATCATGAGCGCGATCGCAACTTGGGATTGTGTTGAAAATGTTTTGTGTATTCGACTCGATACGATGGGTGATGTATTGATGACAACACCCGCAATTCGTGCTTTAAAAGTATCGCATCCTCAACGACGGATTACGCTTCTAACATCTTCAGCAGGAGCAACAACGGCATCACTGATTCCAGAAATTGATACAGTTGTGGTTTACGATGCCCCGTGGTTAAAAGCAACTGCCCCCCGCAAAAACAGCCTTCCTGAATACGAAATGGCAGAACACTTGCGGAATTTACAATTTGATGCTGCAGTAATTTTTACAGTGTATAGTCAAAATCCTTTACCATCAGCATTTCTTTGTTACTTAGCAGATATTCCTCTGCGATTGGCACACTGTCATGAAAACCCTTATCAGCTACTCACTGATTGGGTTAAAGATCCCGAACCAGAACAATTTGTGCGTCATGAAGTGCGTCGCCAGTTAGATTTAGTGGCAACTGTCGGGTGTCAAACAAATAATGACAAAATGTCTTTGCGTGTTTCAGAAAAAGCACTGAATCGCGTGCAAATGATGTTAGAACAACTGAGAATTAAACACCAACCTTGGGTTGTGGTTCACCCTGGTGCAACTGCACCATCGCGGCGTTATCCACCAGCAGGCTTTGCCGAAGTTGCTCGTCGTTTGGTGACAATGGGTATTTCAGTTGTTTTTACTGGTACTGAACCCGAAAGACAGTTAGTTGAAGAAATTCAAACACGCGCTGATGTGACGACGCGATCGCTTGTTGGGTGTCTTGACTTAGAGGAAATGGCTGCCTTAGTTGCGATCGCCCCATTGCTAATTGCTAATAATACAGGTCCTGTGCATATCGCGGCGGCGGTTGGGACTCCTGTCGTTGATTTATATGCACTCACAAATCCTCAGCACACCCCTTGGGGCGTTCCTCATCGCGTTCTATTCCATGATGTTTCTTGCAAGTACTGTTACAAAAGTGTTTGTCCTGAAAGTCATCACCACTGTCTAGAATTGGTGACACCAAATTCTGTTGTTACAGCTGTTTGCGAACTTTTGCAAGAAACCCAGGCTCATCCTATTCTGCTTTGATACTACTCCACCAAGCACAGTGGCTCTTAAGTGGAAAGAACTCACACAGCAAAGGTTTCACCTACATCTTTCTAACCCCTGACCCCCGACCTCTGACCCCCGATCCCTACTCTATGAGTACTATTGATATCCTTCTTCCTACTTATCGCCGTCCTGCTGCCTTAGCTGTCACGCTTACAAGTCTTATTGCCCAAACCTACCGCGACTTTCGGATTGTCATTTCTGACCAAACTGAGGATAGCAACCCAACAGCAACGGGTGAAGTGCAAGCTGTATTGCGAGTACTTCGTGCCCACGGTCATACTGTTGAAATTCATAAGCACTTACCGCGTCGTGGCATTGCAGAACAACGGCAATTTTTATTAGAACAAGCTAACGCACCTTATTCGTTATTTATTGATGATGACTTGATTCTTGAACCTGATGTCGTTGAAAAAATGCTGGTTGCAATTCAGGAGGAAAGATGTGGTTTCGTTGGATGTGCGTTTATTGGCTTGAGCCACATTGATCGCGTTCATCCTGACAAACATAATATTGAATTTTGGGATTCTCCCGTTCAACCAGAAGTTGTGAGACATCATACTCCTCAATGGGAGCGCTGGCGGTTGCATAATGGTGCAAATATCTACCACATTCAACAGAAATTAGGCATTACATCAGCGAACCCCCGTAAATATCGCGTTACTTGGGTTCCGGCTTGTGTTATGTATGATACTGCTAAGCTTCGCGAGCTTGGTGGATTTAATTTTTGGCGCGAACTTCCTCCAGAACATTGTGGCGAAGATGTTTTAGCTCAACTGCGTGTTATGGCAGTATATGGAGGTTGTGGTATTCTTCCTTCTGGTGTTTATCACCAAGAACTACCAACAACAATTAGCGATCGCCTAATCGCTGCAGATAATGTATTGAACTGGGGTGATATTGTGTTTAGTTAAAAGCTTTTGGTGAAGGTAGCAGAGGAGTAGGGGGTATTAGGGTAGTAGGGTAGAGGGTAGGCGGGTAGTTAGGGAAAAACAACAATTAAATCTCTCAATCTCTCCCACACTCCCACACTCCTACTCTTTCACTAACCACTAATCACTCACCCCTCAACGCCAGTTTGACACCACTTGCTACAACGGGGGACACCCCCAAAGGCGCAGTGGCTCACGCGGAGTTCTACAGGGCGCGGGAACCTCCGCAACGAATCCACTCCTCAACGGAGGACACCTCCGCACACGACTGGCTTCTCCTCACCCCTCTTTAGTATCTAGGTGTAGTGGTGCTTCCTGTCTCGGCAGGATCTCTGTAAGCAACAGTACGTTTCTGCTGGCGAAATAGACCAGCTAAGCCTATGAGTCCGAGAAGACCTAGCCATCCCCAGTTATTGTCATCTTCTCTTGTTTCTTGGACTGTTGTTGTAGTTGTTGTATCTGGAGTAGTAGTTGTTGCAGCAGCAGGTAGCGATAACGGTAGCACAGCTACACTCATTGCGATGAGGCTTGCCCCGATTGTTTTAGACAAAGAAGGTTTCATATTCGAGTCAACTTTTGGGTGGAGGTACTTTTGGCGGTTTGAGATAATAATTTTGGCTGGTGTAGCTAAGTGAAATTAGCTATAAATTGAAGTTATCAATTTTTACAAAAGCCTAAATCAATCTTCAGTAATAATTCTAGGTTTTTCTTGGATCTAACTGTAGAAGTAAAACAATATTTATAACTGTGGTAGATAAGATTTTGTGATGACAAGCAGTACATTTTGTAACATTCTCTTTGTTGAGTTGCTAGGAGGAATCGGCGATATTTTAATTGCATTGAGTGCAATTCAGGCATTAGCGCGATCGCACTCTCAAGCTCAAATGACAGTTTTGACATTATCTCCTGGAGGGAAGCTATTAGAAAGCGATCCTCTGATTACTCACGTTATTTATGCAGATCGCAATAATCCACGAAAATCTGTAGAAACACTACTAGCAAGTCAAAATTTTGACTTGATTGTATCAGATACCAATTACGATGGCATTGAGCAAGTTATTCAACAAAGCGGTGTATTGCATTGTGTAACTAACTTGTGGCGAGAACCACCCACAAATCAACTTGTCAGCGATCGCTTTATTGGGATTTTGTTAGCAGAAAAAGTTATTCACAAGCAGGCGATTGCTAACGTACGTCTCCAGCTACCTTCATTAAATCAACAACGCGCTCAAGCAGTTTTACATCATTATCCTCGTCCATTAGTGTTTTTGATCCCTGATGCTGGAATGTCAATTAAGCGATGGAATCCCATTAACTTTATTACTTTAGGTAAAGCATTAAGACACGCTTACGGTGCAACTTTGCTTATACCTGTTGGTGCTGATATCGAGCAAGCCGCAGAAATTGTTGATGGAATTGGCAACAACGCCTATATCTTTCCTCGTGGCGAACTTGTTGATTTAGCTGCGGTGCTGTCTTGTGCTTCTTTGGTTATTGCTGCTGATACAGGTTCTGCACGAATTGCAGCTGCTTTGAACATACCAACAATTACACTTTTTGGTCCTTCCTGGTACGGACGTTATGGACAACCACAGCCACACATTGACCTACAGGGCTACCCTCAATGTCCTGAACGAAATCTGAGCAACTTTACTGAGCAATCTTGCTGGTACAGTGGCGTTTGTTCACTACAGCAACCTTGGAGGAATTGCGTTGATGACATTTCGCCACTTGATGTTTTTGCTGCTGCTGAGTCCTTGTTGGGGGTGTGGGGTGAGTAATTCTCTAAAATTACTGAGCGAGTGGAGTAATGTGCGCAATATTCTTGTCATGCGGCTAGATAATATTGGCGATGTGATTATGACGAGTCCAGCATTACGGGTAATGAAGGAAAATTTACCCGCGTGTCATTTAACGCTGATGGCAAGTCCGAGTGGGGCGCAAGCTGCATCATTGTTACCTTGGGTTGATGAGGTATTTCCGTGGCAAGCACTATGGCAAGATTTGGGGAGTCTTGATTTTGCTCCTAAACGTGAGTGGCAGTTAATTCAAAAACTCCGCGATCGCCGCTTTGATGCTGCAGTCATTTTCACAAGTTTTAGCCAAAGTCCTCATCCTCCTGCTTTTGTGTGTTACTTGGCGGGTATTCCTTTACGCTTAGGTGAATCAAAGCAACAAGGAAATGGCGTATTAACTACAGAAGTACCAGCCGCACCCGATGAAATTCACCAAGTAGAACGTAATTTACGCTTAGTTGAAGCAATTGGGTTTCAAGTACGCGATCGCAGTTTGTCGATTCAGTTTGATTTGGACGCAAAACAAGCCGCATTACAATTACTTGCTCAACACGGTATAGCTGATCGCCCGTATATCCTGCTTAATCCCTGGACAAGTTGTCAATCTCGTAACTACGATTCCTTACGCTTCGCCATTGCTGCAAAACAACTTACGCAACAAACAGGTATGCCAATTGTGGTGACAGGCGTTCCCAAAGACCGCGATCGCGCTCAACCTTTACTGACTACACTTGCGTCTCATGCCATCGACTTGGTTGGTAGTACTACCCTACCTCAGCTAGCAGCTTTGATTGCAAGCGCTCAATTAGTTTTAACCAACAATACATCAACAATGCATATTGCCGACGCTACACGCACTCCCAGCGTTGTTATGTTTGCCGGAACAGAGTATGAATCGCAATGGCGACCTCGCTATAACTTATCACATCTTCTGCGCCGTCCTACTGCTTGTAGTCCTTGTTATGCCTTTAGCTGTCCCTACCAACTAGAATGCCTTGATATTTCTCCAGAGGATGTCGTAATGGCAGGATTAGATTTGTTAGCGTCGGCTAGATTATAGATATCCTGCAACTGAAGTCAGAGCTAGCAGCAAGAGTTTTGAATTTTGAGTTAACCTCATTCATAATTCACTCCTGCACCCTCTGCACCCTTTACTTCTAATTACTTAGCCTTGGAACTAGATGCTGTGCTCGTCCTGCTACCAGATTGACTGCGAGTTGTCTTTTTCTTAGCAGTAGTTGATGACTTTGATGCCGATTTACCATTACTGCTTGTTGAACTACGACGAGTTGATTTTTTACTAGTCGCTTTTGTTGCTAGTAGTTCGAGTGCGATCGCGAGCGTGATATCTTCTACCGATTTACCTTCGGGTAAGCCAACGTTTGTTTTACCATGCTTGACATAAGGACCGTAAGGACCATCGTAGATATTCACTGCTTCTCCATCATCAGGATGCGAACCTAGCTCTTTTAAAGGTGGCTTAGTCTTACTCCGACCGCCACCGCGTCCTTTTTTAGGTTCTGATAATAATTCTAAAGCTCTTTCCAAAGTCACCGTAAAAACATCATCCCCAGCTTTGAGCGATCGGTAGTCTTTTCCTTCTTTTCCTTGGTCATGTGCTACATATGGACCAAAAGGACCAATAGATGCTTGGATTTTGCCACCTGTTGCGGGGTGAGTGCCTAACAACCGAGGCAAAGACAAAAGCCCAACCGCTTTATCGAGTGTCAGGTTTTCAATTGTCATTCCTTTAGGAAATGATGCTGTTTTAGGTTTAGGATTCTCTTCAGTAGCGTCTCCCAGTTGAATATAAGGACCGCGACTACCAATCAGTACATAAATCGGTTCTCCTGTTTCCGGATGGCGACCTAGTTGATCGGGACCTTCAGTTTTTTGCCGCAGCAATACTTCGACTTGCGCCGGATCTAAATCTGCTGGATTAACATCTTTGGGAATTGACGCCGTGACAACACCATCACCATTTTCCACTTCAATATAAGGACCAAATTTCCCAATGCGGACTTTCGCAGCTAAGTCTTCAAGTTCTACAGTGCGGGCTGTATTCGGATCGATTTGGTTTTCGCGTTCTTTTACGAGAGTTTCTAACCCAGAATCGCCCAAATAAAATTCTTGTAAGTAAGGTAGCCAGTTCACTTCACCTGTAGCAATATCGTCTAGCGTTTGCTCCATTTTGGAAGTAAAGCTGGTGTTGACCAAATCAGGAAAATGTTTTTCTAGTAATCCTGTGACGGCAAAAGCAGTAAACGTGGGAACTAGTGCATTACTAACAAGTTGAGCATAACCACGGTCAATGATTGTGCCAATAATACTTGCGTAAGTACTCGGACGACCAATTCCTTCACTTTCTAGAGTTTTGACTAATGAAGCTTCAGTATAACGGGCTGGCGGCTGTGTTTCGTGTTTAATTGCTTCGAGTTTCTTACAATTCGGGCGATCGCCAACTTTAAGATTTGGCAAAATCACCTCTTGATCTTCCAATGCTGCTTCAGGATCGTCAGAACCTTCGACATAGGCGCGTAAATATCCTGGAAAATCAATGCGCTTACCACTTGAACGAAATCCCGCATCTTCGACTTGCAAATGCATCACAATTTGAGTTTGCTTCGCATCTGCCATTTGACTAGCAACAGTACGTTTCCAAATCAAGTCATATAGCGCGAGTTCCCGCCCACTTAAACCAGTTTCTTGTGGTGTTCTAAACGTACTTCCCGCTGGACGAATTGCTTCGTGGGCTTCTTGCGCGCCTTTACTTTTAGTTGTGTATTGTCGGGGTGAAGGGTTGAGGTATTGTTTACCGTAGAGTTGTTCAACACAAGTTCGCGCGGCGGCGATCGCCTGATCTGATAAATGCACCGAATCAGTTCGCATATAGGTAATATACCCTTGCTCGTACAAACTTTGCGCTGTCCGCATTGTATCCCGTGCTGATAGCCTTAATTTTCGGTTAGATTCCTGTTGCAGCGTTGAAGTTGTGAATGGTGGTGCAGGCTTGCGCGTGACTGGACGTTCTTCTAAGTCTGTAACTTTCCATTGTTTTCCTTTGAGGCGGTCTTTTAAAGCTTTCGCTTCCGCTTCATTGAGTAAAACAACCTTCCGCCCAGCAATTAATTTTCCAGTTGCTTCATCAAAATCACTACCATTCGCTATCTTGGTTCCACCCAGCGTCACTAGTCGTGATTCAAAAGCGTTGTTTGACGCACTACCAGCGCTTTCCGCCTCCAATTCTGCCTTCAAATCCCAATAAGTCGCTTGACGAAAAGCACGACGCTGGCGTTCTTTTTCTACCAACAGCCGCACTGCTACTGACTGTACTCGTCCTGCTGATAAACCCCAAGCGATCTTCTTCCACAGCAGGGGCGACAGAGTATAACCAACAAGTCGATCTAAAATTCTTCTTGTTTCTTGAGCGCGTACCAGCTGCTCATCAACATCACGGCAATTTTTCAATGCCTTACGGATTGCATCTTGCGTAATCTCATGAAATACCATTCGCTTGATTGGAACTTTCGGCTTGAGTAGCTGCAATAAATGCCAACTGATACTTTCACCTTCGCGGTCTTCATCTGTCGCAAGTACCAGTTCATCTGCATTTTTCAGCGCTTCTTTCAGTTGGGTAACAACCTTTTTTTTATCTTTGGGGACGATATACAACGGTTCAAAGTCAGCGTCCACATTAACACCCAGCTGCGCCCATTTTTCTCCCTTCACTGCTGGGGGGATATCGCTAGCCGACTGCGGAAGGTCGCGGATATGACCCATAGACGCTTCCACGCGATAACCATTTGGCAAGTAGTTACGAATGGTACGGGCTTTAGTGGGAGATTCGACAATGACCAGAGTTGACATGGGTTCTTGCAAATAAAAATAGCAGCTAGGCTAAACAGACAACTTTAAAGAAATTGCCTCAATTGTCAAGAGGCACTGTTAGAGGACAAGGGTAAGAGGGAAGCAACTCCCAATTCAGATTTAAATCTAAATTGTTCTCTTTTAATAGTGGTACCCCTAGATCTCTACGTTATAACTAACAAATTTACCTTCGACAAAAGTTTCTCAAGCTACATTTCAGCTTAATGAGAATTTGTCAGCTCCACAAGTACCCTCATAAATGTAAAAAAAATTACCTAAAAATTAGGGAAAAATCCTTAGAAGTTAAATTGTGGCTTTGCTAGAAGTGATGCGATGGAATTGAGTGTATTGTTCCAGTTTTAAACCGTCATCATAAAAGAGCTACACCATGATTAAGACCTCTTACAAAGATGTTTGGTGGTTTTATGTAGTCTAATACATTACCCTCTAGGGATTTTTGCGATCGCAGACAAAAACAAACTGCATAAATAGCGCACAATTTCTCAGAGTTGTCTATCTTATCTAAAATAAAAACAAATCCATACTAGGCAGTGTTTATGGCAACCCAACTTGAGCAAACCAAAGCGCTACAACCAGTGGTATCTTGGGAAGCGTTGCCCGACGACTTTCAATTAGAGGATGAACCTGTGGAATATACAGGTCAACCAATTATCGCAGGTGCATTGCGTGAAAGCTTAGAAATTAGTGGTTTTATTCAACCACAAATGTTAATCGCATCGAATTTTGGTTTGTGTGCGACTATCAGCGGGCAATTTGTCGTTAAAGCACCCGATTGGGTTTATGTTGCTCATGTTAACCAAGCATTGAGCGATCGCAAAAGCTACACCCCCAATCTCGAAGGCGATGTTCCCCAAGTCGTGATGGAATTTTTATCCGACGCCGATGGGCAAGAATATTCGGTAAAACGCACCTATCCACCAGGGAAGTGGTTTTTTTACGAGCAAATTTTACAAGTTCCGATTTATGTCATCTTTGACCCCAGTGATGGATTATTGGAATCCTATCAACTCGAAAACGGACGCTACGAGCTTCAGCAACCGGATGAAAATGGTCGCCATTGGCTTGAGTCAATGAAGTTGTTTTTAGGAACTTGGCAAGGAACGAAAGAAGCACGAACGAGCTATTGGTTGCGGTGGTGGGATCAATCGGGTAATTTGTTACCCTGTGCGGTGGAATTGATTGAAATTGAACGCCAACGCGCTGAACAAGAACGTCAGCAAAAAGAACGACTGATCGCCTTTTTGCGATCGCAGGGCATTGATCCGAATAATTTGCCAACAGCATAGATATTACAGAAAAAATGTTGGGGTGCGATCGCCTTTTACATCCGTGTCGTACGTAAATATCTTTTCACATCTTCAGCTAGAAAAGATATGAGATAATTTCTCAATAAATTTGAGAATAATACTTGGCTAAAATGACAAAAATTTATACAAGCAAGGAGTGGCCAGAAATCGAGGAAGAGGGTTATCGAAATGGCAAGGTTTCTTACCATGATGATGGTATTGAAAGTGTTGAAATCTGGCAACATCCACTTCAAAAAGGTTTAGTAAGTGCGACTCCACTTTGCTTGGGACTTCAAACCGATGTTGTTAACGTTGAGTATCCAGAGACTTATGCGAATGATTGTCTAGAGACAGATGCTACCGGATACCCTACAATAACTCTGGTTTTTCGGAGTGCTGGGGTGCAATTAGAGCAAATTTTTGGTGTGAATGAAGATGCTTGCGAACAGTCTGGAGAAAGCTATTTATTTTACTATCCCGTAGAAACGCGAGAGGTTGAGACACACATTGCGGGACAAGATATAAATGTCAGAATTCGCCTACAACCGCATTTGCTGCGATTACTGAGTAAAGGTCAGGAAGCAAATTTACCTTGCTTGCTTAAACCATTTTTGGAAACGGACACCCCATCTTCATTTTATCAATCATTGGGCAAGATGACTCCGGCGATGCAAGTAGCGTTGCAGCAACTGCTACATTGTCCATTTCAAGGAATCATGCGACGTACTTATTTAGAAGCAAAAACACTCGAACTGATTACTCTACAATTGGCTCAATTGTTTAACGATGGTACACCTTCGTACCAGCAAGTTAGCTTAAAAAGCAGTGATATTGAGCGCATCTATCAAGCGAGAGATATTCTGATTCAAAATTCTACTAATCCACCGTCATTAGTTGAATTAGCACGACGAGTGCAGTTAAACGATCGCAAACTCAAGCAAGGATTTCGCCAAATCTTCGATAATACAGTATTTGGCTACTTGCACGATTATCGTTTAGAGAAAGCTTGTCAACTCCTCATCGAAGACCGAATGAATATAGCAGAGGTGTCTTATGCGGTAGGGTTTGCCAATAGAGGTTACTTTGCGGCTGCATTTCGCAAGAAGTTTGGCATAAATCCCAGTGATTATCAAGCACAATGGCGTAAAAAGTCCGCCTAGCGATCGCATTTGACCCTGTAGAGATCACCTAAAGTCACAAAATACCCTATGGTAACTACGAGTTATTGAAATCTAGTTGCAAGTGTTTAGCGCGGTCGTGGTGTGTAAAGCTATAGGTCAAAAATATCAAATTCTTGTCGCCATAGGTGCGATTTCAATTCTGACAGTAAAACCTGCTCAAGCAAATTCAACGCGGATTCAGGATATTATTCATCATCAAAGTGCGGCACTACTAGCGCAAGAATCTAGTGTAACAGTAGTGCCAGTAACGGGAGTGCAAGTCAATCCTACAGCGAAGGGCGTAGAGGTGATTTTACAAACTCTTCAAGGAGAACAGTTACAAGTTACAAACCGCAATGCTGGTAATAACTTTATTGCTGATATTCCCAATGCCCAATTGCGTCTGCCTAGCGGTGAGGCTTTTACATTTCGCTCAGAAAAACCAGTTACGGGAATTACTGAAATAACGGTTGCTAACTTTGATGCTAATACTATCCGCGTGACAGTGACGGGTGCAGCAGGAATACCAGTTGTAGAATTGTTTGACAGCGACGAGGGTTTAGTTTTTGGCTTCACACCAGTTGTCTCCTCTGCCCAAACTCCACCAAGCGATCAGCCATCAAATCAAGGCGATGAACTGATTGAATTAATCGTCACAGGACAGCAAGATGGTTATCGCATACCTGAAGCCTCAACTGCAACGAGAACCGATACGCCTTTGCGAGATATCCCTGGTTCAATACAAGTGATTCCCCGACAGCTACTAGAAGACCAGAATACGATACGAATACAGGATGCACTACAGAACGTCAGCGGCGTAAACAGGCAAGGAAATTACGGAGGAACAGATGCGGGTGGATATACCATTCGTGGTTTTGCACAAGAGGGAAACTTTCGCAATGGTCTTGCTGATAATGACTTCTATTCCTCGGTAGATACCGCCAATATTGAACGCATTGAGGTTCTCAAAGGACCTGCTTCTGTTTTATTTGGTCAGGTTGAACCAGGAGGGATTGTTAATGTTGTTACGAAACAACCCCTCAGTACTCCCTATTATTCGGCTGACTTTAGTGTCGGCAATTACGCATTTTATCGTCCCAGTTTTGATTTATCAGGACCCCTCACCGATGACGGTTCGCTGCTATACCGACTCAACGTTGCTTATCAAAATGCTGGGAGTTTTCGCGATTTTAACTTTACAGAACGTCTGTTTGTTGCGCCTGTCATTACTTGGAATATTAGCGATC
The DNA window shown above is from Gloeocapsopsis sp. IPPAS B-1203 and carries:
- a CDS encoding HAD-IIIA family hydrolase, producing the protein MRAVFLDKDGTLIEDVPYNVDPKRIKFTKGAVTGLQQLSGAGYVLIAITNQSGVARGYFQESALQGVEERLQQLLESAGVALSGFYYCPHHPQGVVKEYTMQCACRKPEPGLLLQAAANHQLDLSQSWFVGDILNDIEAGRRAGCKTILIDNGNETEWQLSPLRIPHHTVADLAEAAQVIIKESGLVYGK
- the rfaE2 gene encoding D-glycero-beta-D-manno-heptose 1-phosphate adenylyltransferase → MVNDLLDAIAGLRVLVIGEAMLDCYLHGASDRLCPEAPVPVVNVTHIDRAPGGAANTAVNARCLGADVMLLSVVGDDWEGTLLQQALAERGVSSDNIYTQLDRRSLSKQRVVASSQILVRFDQGSTTPISTEIEQKLIVQIHQLFPQCDAVIVSDYGYGILTPRVIEAIAKLQQVTPRILVVDSKHLATYKNIGVTAVKPNYAEALKLLDLETTANDTRVNQILPHGQRLLDITGAEIVAVTLDAEGAIVFERSTANGIKLHRTCTKKATNHATGAGDTFVSALALALAAKVSTKDAAEFAAAAAAVVVQKDGTTACTAQDLREAQVAPTEKYISDRTQLMKVLAAHRAAGRRIVFTNGCFDILHAGHVSYLNQARTLGDILVIGVNSDASVSRIKGSTRPINSLFDRIQVLAGLGCVDYLVSFDEDTPLHLLPSVRPNIYVKGGDYTKATLPETPLVEQLGGEVHLLPFVENCSTTSIIQRCQSLHKEAS
- the waaF gene encoding lipopolysaccharide heptosyltransferase II, which produces MSAIATWDCVENVLCIRLDTMGDVLMTTPAIRALKVSHPQRRITLLTSSAGATTASLIPEIDTVVVYDAPWLKATAPRKNSLPEYEMAEHLRNLQFDAAVIFTVYSQNPLPSAFLCYLADIPLRLAHCHENPYQLLTDWVKDPEPEQFVRHEVRRQLDLVATVGCQTNNDKMSLRVSEKALNRVQMMLEQLRIKHQPWVVVHPGATAPSRRYPPAGFAEVARRLVTMGISVVFTGTEPERQLVEEIQTRADVTTRSLVGCLDLEEMAALVAIAPLLIANNTGPVHIAAAVGTPVVDLYALTNPQHTPWGVPHRVLFHDVSCKYCYKSVCPESHHHCLELVTPNSVVTAVCELLQETQAHPILL
- a CDS encoding glycosyltransferase family A protein; translated protein: MSTIDILLPTYRRPAALAVTLTSLIAQTYRDFRIVISDQTEDSNPTATGEVQAVLRVLRAHGHTVEIHKHLPRRGIAEQRQFLLEQANAPYSLFIDDDLILEPDVVEKMLVAIQEERCGFVGCAFIGLSHIDRVHPDKHNIEFWDSPVQPEVVRHHTPQWERWRLHNGANIYHIQQKLGITSANPRKYRVTWVPACVMYDTAKLRELGGFNFWRELPPEHCGEDVLAQLRVMAVYGGCGILPSGVYHQELPTTISDRLIAADNVLNWGDIVFS
- a CDS encoding WGxxGxxG family protein, which translates into the protein MKPSLSKTIGASLIAMSVAVLPLSLPAAATTTTPDTTTTTTVQETREDDNNWGWLGLLGLIGLAGLFRQQKRTVAYRDPAETGSTTTPRY
- a CDS encoding glycosyltransferase family 9 protein: MTSSTFCNILFVELLGGIGDILIALSAIQALARSHSQAQMTVLTLSPGGKLLESDPLITHVIYADRNNPRKSVETLLASQNFDLIVSDTNYDGIEQVIQQSGVLHCVTNLWREPPTNQLVSDRFIGILLAEKVIHKQAIANVRLQLPSLNQQRAQAVLHHYPRPLVFLIPDAGMSIKRWNPINFITLGKALRHAYGATLLIPVGADIEQAAEIVDGIGNNAYIFPRGELVDLAAVLSCASLVIAADTGSARIAAALNIPTITLFGPSWYGRYGQPQPHIDLQGYPQCPERNLSNFTEQSCWYSGVCSLQQPWRNCVDDISPLDVFAAAESLLGVWGE
- a CDS encoding glycosyltransferase family 9 protein; this translates as MTFRHLMFLLLLSPCWGCGVSNSLKLLSEWSNVRNILVMRLDNIGDVIMTSPALRVMKENLPACHLTLMASPSGAQAASLLPWVDEVFPWQALWQDLGSLDFAPKREWQLIQKLRDRRFDAAVIFTSFSQSPHPPAFVCYLAGIPLRLGESKQQGNGVLTTEVPAAPDEIHQVERNLRLVEAIGFQVRDRSLSIQFDLDAKQAALQLLAQHGIADRPYILLNPWTSCQSRNYDSLRFAIAAKQLTQQTGMPIVVTGVPKDRDRAQPLLTTLASHAIDLVGSTTLPQLAALIASAQLVLTNNTSTMHIADATRTPSVVMFAGTEYESQWRPRYNLSHLLRRPTACSPCYAFSCPYQLECLDISPEDVVMAGLDLLASARL